One window from the genome of Garra rufa chromosome 1, GarRuf1.0, whole genome shotgun sequence encodes:
- the LOC141319290 gene encoding serine/threonine-protein kinase pim-1-like produces the protein MGQRVTKVRPMTVGEVYDQHLSTPPKPGTNTAVQHPHPRDETPVDAGGGGEEVGGVGVGKEGKEGGEGEEIGGKERKEEEKEERKEAGRAEEKRKSKKWWRRLRSFFRAAKKQPPKSSSGQGEVEQQQDEGEKRKVAWAGSSSDDYIFSRYTIGDQLGKGGFGVVYEGRRLDDDLKVALKYVTKTTNTECIVIPDHPNPLPKEIALTILANKGPSVPEIIRLLDWTDHPDHFVMVLECPSPCENLLEFIRRQGGSLDEETTRKIMRQVAHAANMCYLRGVLHRDVKLQNLLINRETSEVKLIDFGCGDILRRTPYWSYCGTAAYSPPEYHRMRKYYGGPATVWSLGVVMFTLLCGRLPCDYDLFLLEYKQWSKPGLSKECCHLLRALLHEKPSRRLGLGRIMSHNWFKLSVLRADIPPLAFASCGAGKPREASCALA, from the exons ATGGGACAGCGAGTTACCAAAGTAAGACCGATGACAGTTGGCGAGGTGTACGATCAACATCTTAGTACACCCCCAAAACCCGGCACCAACACCGCGGTTCAACATCCTCATCCCCGCGATGAGACCCCTGTTGATgctggaggaggaggagaggaggTAGGAGGAGTAGGAGTAGGAAAGGAGGGAAaagaaggaggagaaggagaggagaTAGGAGGA AAAGAGaggaaggaggaggagaaggaggagaggAAGGAGGCAGGGAGAGCTGAGGAGAAAAGAAAGAGTAAGAAGTGGTGGCGGAGGCTTCGCTCTTTCTTCCGAGCTGCCAAAAAACAGCCTCCAAAGAGCAGCTCAGGTCAGGGAGAGGTGGAGCAGCAGCAGGATGAGGGAGAGAAGAGGAAGGTGGCATGGGCTGGAAGTAGTAGTGATG actACATCTTCAGCCGCTACACCATTGGTGATCAGCTGGGGAAAGGTGGATTCGGCGTGGTGTATGAAGGGAGACGTTTGGATGATGATCTTaaa GTGGCTTTGAAATATGTCACTAAGACCACAAACACAGAATGTATTGTCATT CCCGATCATCCAAACCCCCTTCCAAAAGAGATCGCCCTCACCATCCTGGCAAACAAGGGTCCCAGCGTGCCAGAGATCATCAGGCTGCTGGACTGGACGGACCACCCTGACCACTTCGTCATGGTCCTCGAATGTCCCTCTCCCTGTGAGAATCTGCTGGAGTTCATCAGGCGTCAGGGTGGAAGCCTCGACGAAGAAACAACAAGGAAGATCATGCGGCAGGTGGCTCACGCTGCAAACATGTGCTACCTCCGCGGAGTGCTCCACCGTGACGTCAAACTCCAGAACCTCCTGATAAACAGGGAGACATCTGAAGTCAAGCTGATTGACTTCGGATGTGGGGACATTCTGAGGAGGACACCGTACTGGTCATACTGTG GCACAGCAGCGTACTCCCCTCCAGAGTACCACCGCATGCGGAAGTACTACGGCGGGCCAGCGACGGTCTGGTCACTAGGGGTCGTGATGTTCACACTGCTGTGTGGACGCTTGCCTTGTGACTACGACCTCTTCCTGCTGGAGTACAAGCAGTGGTCCAAACCCGGCCTGTCAAAAG AATGCTGTCACCTCCTCAGGGCTCTCCTCCATGAGAAGCCAAGTCGGCGACTTGGCCTGGGGCGAATCATGTCCCACAACTGGTTTAAG CTTAGCGTCTTGCGGGCTGACATCCCTCCTCTCGCCTTCGCGTCTTGCGGGGCAGGCAAGCCACGTGAAGCGTCTTGCGCCTTGGCTTGA